AGAagcggaagaataataataaggaGCAATTTCAATAGGGCCTATGcaattttataaaatttgctaaattggcaacgcagtggcgcagtaggtagtgctgttacctcacataaagaaggtcgctgggtcgctggttcgatcctcagctcaactggcgtttgtgtgtggagtttgcatgttctccctgtgttcacatgggtttcctctggctgctccggtttcctccggctgctctggCTTCCACCAcagtcaaagacatgcagtacaggtgaattgggtaagctaagttgtcagtagtgtatgagtgtgtatggatgtttcccagggttgcagctgaaagggcatccagtgtgtaaaaacatatgctgtataagttggcggatcattctgctgtggcgaccccagattaataaagggactaagccgaaaagaaaatgaatgaatgaatgagactaTAGAAAAAagaatcagaatgtgaaattaacaagttgttattgttatttttaaaatcaccTGTAGGAATATAtgataaaaagttttaaaaatttgAGTCAAAgcagaaaaatatttttatattcaccGTCATTCATTGTAAACACATCTTGTAATATATAAACACTTTTTGTTTACAATGTGACACAACTAATGTTAAAAATAGGAACAGAAGATGAACAAAACATTCCAGTACTCATGCCTGGCCTCCATAAGGTCACGCCACTCACTGATCATTCATCTGAAACAAATCAAGGATGAAAGAAGTGTGTGAGAAATTGTCATGAgctcatatactgtatatgagcaatatcgatatacagtttaagtcagaattattagcctcccttttaatttttttcttttttaaatattttccaaatgatgtttaacagagcaaggatattttcacagtatgtctgatgatatatatatatatatactgtatatatatatatatatatatatatatatatatatatatatatatatatatatatatatatatatatatatatatttttttttttttctttttcttttttttttctgaagaaagtcttacttgtttatttcggctagaacaaaagcagtttttttattttgtgacaaacattttacatacaaaattatttgcccctttcagctgtatttgtttttgatagtctacagaacaaaccatcattatgcaataacttgcccaattaccctgtctagttaacctaaataccctagttaagcctttaagtgacACTaaaagctgtattgaagtgttttgaaaaaatatctagtcaaatattattaactgtcatcatggcaaagataaaataaatcagttattggaaattagtttttaaaattattatgtttagaaacgcgttgaaaaaaaacttctctcttttaaacaaaatttggggaaaaaataaataggggggctaataattctgaattcaactgtatataagtgGCATTGCAATATggcagtgccaatatacagccatatcacagtgctacaattgcatttaaataacagtttgacagcataatcgtgtatataaaaaataaaatcaagtatgaagagtctcaaaacccttttgacTGAGGAACTTTTTTCTTCTGCCATAACTTTACATCTGTAGCTGACCATCAGAACAAAGGAAACAGCTCACAAATGTCAATTTAGGACTAGTAATTCTCTTGCATAACgtagagcagtgtttcccaaccctgttcctggaggcacaccaacagtacatattttagaCGTCTCCTTTATCTGACCCATtgacttcaggttttggagtctcttcttttGTTCTGATGAGTTGTTTTGTTGTCTTTGATTAGTAAaaagttgaaaatgtgtactgttaatgtgcctccaggaacagggttaggaAACACAGTAGAGTATTGTAATGTCTAGATGACTAAACATATGATTTtgatcacattttaagattataaggctgaacagcattaAATGGCTTAAGTCTACAGAAATCTCCCAggatttctctgttgcaattatTCACAAAGTTTACCCTACAACATGGGATTCGCTGGGCATTTGTAAAACAAAGAATCTGCACCAAAGGCTATAATATGTTTGGGACTTTGTTTTCAATCATTGGTAGAATTATTTACAGAAATCTGGTTAAATTATGAATTTATTACCAAGCTGTCAAACGTATTCTGCACCTCGTCCAAGTCTTGAAGTTTAAAGAAATGTCTTTCATTCTCCTTCTCTGACACTAAGCCATTCAGGTCTTCTGTCCTTACATCCTTTCCAACTCCAAATACATAAAGATCTGACAAGACAGGACACATTGTTATCTTtatgaaatatataatatacacataAATGTACTTGCTCACCAAGTTTATTCTCTCGATTTGCATCATTTTTTAAGACAAGATTCCTTATTAGGTGCACTTTAGGTTTGGGATTCCCTCCCATGTTAGCTTGGCCTATAAAGTAAAAAGAAGTCAATGACAGATCAGTTATCTCAGTTCtaatatgtaatgtttttaataCACTGGAGGTTTTGTTTATGTATTCAATTAGTCGTTCTGATCAAACTCTTTAATTAATGTCATGGAGTTTTTGCACAATATATACAACAGAAAAGGAAAGGTCTGATTGGTGTTGATTATATGCAAGTACAAAGTCATTACCATCAGTAAACACGATGACAACGTGTTTGGTCTGAAGAAAGTCTTCTTTATTCCTGATTTGCTCGTTAGACATGCTGTCTAAAATGGTCTGATAAAGTTTGGCAATATTACTGCTTTTTTGATCCAATTTTTCTgttggaaaaaagaaataaactgaatttttaaaattagaatgaaataaataaaacattttttgaataagtaaataaactgaaactACAACATTTATGAAAGAAATAATTAACAATGAGCCATTGAATTATTAGTAAATATTGCATACTTAAGTGGGTGTTTACATTTTGCGTGTGCATTATTTTCCAATGTTTCAATGTTTCAGAGTCACTTATACTACAATATCACACCTGACAATGTTCAGATGTTTTATTTCGAGACATACCTTTGGTGTGCATCAAGCTGTCATGATTGGCCATCAAAATCAAATGTAATGAATAATTGACAATGGGtggttgaattattagaaaataatatacacctaATGCAGTGGCTTTTACTCCTCAGGTGTGAACTATTTTCCAGTAACATtaacaatacactacctgacaaaagttttgtcacctatccaagttgtagcaacaacaaataataacttgacttgtagatGATCGATTGGCATCAGAAGTGGTTAATATGAAAGACAAATGCCTCTAGGATACGTTtattatatcaaaataaatatgatcttgccttgatttttaattattcaattaggacagtaagatctgactttgcttggacaaaagttttttcacttaacataaataatgtacagtatagaatataaagtcatggtgaagTGGAAAAAGaactaatattgtgtatgactcccatgagcttggaggactgcatccatacatctctgcaatgacttaaataacttattaataaagtcatctggaatggcaaagaaagtgttgtTGATCAcctttctaaatgatcaactagaagtcaagatattatttgttggtcttacTACTGGGACTTTTCaaaagtcaaaagtttggggtcagtaggatttttaaatgttttaaaataagcttctcttgctcaccaaggctgcatttatttaatcaaaaatacagaacaaattgtaaaattctgaaatgttattgcactgtaaaataactgtacaaagtagtttatcatttatttaataatgaattttcagcttcattattccactcttcagagtcacatgatccttcagaaatcattctaatattaagtattattattattcattcattcattcattcattttctttttggcttggtctctttattaacaagtggtcaccacagcagaatgaaccgccgataatttttctttaaataattttctttaaaaaaatgacctCAGTTTTGACCTGtagtgtgtgtacatatataaatattttatgtgaagtcctaaacattaacttgtatgatAATTATGTGATTTGCATATTATGCCATATGTCATATTTCTATTTTGGTTTTCTTATTTGGTGCACACTGAGCAGTAATGTTCAGGTGGCAGTGGATCACTGTACGCAAAAAGACTTAAGACAAGACTCAAGGCATGCAAACAGTATCCTTAGTTAGAATACTTACTGTCAAAATCAAATTTGTCCAAATCCTCAAAAACTTTAGATAGGCTTCCTGCAACTTCCTCAGTTTTGAAGTCCCTCATCTTAACTATCTGATAAACATCTGTAGCAAACATCAGGATCTCATAGCTTGGAGAAACCTCATAATAACTTATCTTTGGAGAAAGAGTTACAACATTTAGAGTTGGAAAAATGATGTCCAAAAGTATGAATACATTCAGAATCCTTGTCTCATACTGAGATAGTTTAATTTCACAAGAAACATGCAATTTATTTCACTTTATAATCAGGAACAGGCTTTTCACTGAAAACTGGCTAAATTTACATTAGGACATGATTTTATTTCCTGGAAGTTGACTGGACTGTAAACAGTGGCTGTTATAGAATTTAATACAAGTATGCTGTGGATTGTGGGACACTAATGCTAAATGCTTTTTGAATATGTTGTggacaatatattgtataaacaGTTAAGCACATGTAAATCACTAAGTATGAACTTTTTATGTTAAACCAAGctattcaattataaattaattgttaTCTTCAAACTGTAACTAAATAAGTGTGCTGTGTGCTGAAAAAGTGACAGAAGAACTACTTGAGTCGTGTTCACTCAAATTATTTGATAACTTACCTTTTCTAGGAgcgttttaataatttgttttgcttttttcaaATCATTTATGCTGTCAGACACATCCACAGCAATGTAGATATCAAGTTTTCCACCCTTATTCAAATAAATTTTCTTCCCATGGTGATCTGAAGAAAGAAGGAGCACAGCATTTGTGTTTGACTATGCTAAAATAGCATTATTAGCATTAAAGTTATTAGTGACAATGCATCTGTGATTAAATATACCGTCTTCAGACTCTTGTTGAACTGTGAGCATTGTCTTCAGAGAATTGCCGAAAGCTTTAGCTACTTCTGCTGCAGTGTCGTATGTGAAATCAGCTGTACAGTAATCACACCACAACATTAAAAGTGTTATAAGCTCAATGTCCTTTTTTTCCAGAAGTCTATATATGATTTTGTAACTTCAGTGTAGCAGTTACTCACCGTAGCACTGTGGCTCTGTTCCTGACCACTGGCCACCATCCTGACACTTACGCACTTTGGAACCAATCAGGGTCAATGGACTATCACAGTGGTACGTGACTTCATCATCAATGTTAAATGTGCTGCCTGTTCGACTGCTACCAGGGGGAACGCCAGGATCAGGACAGTGATCAGCTGTGAGACAGAAACAAATACACAAGTGGAAGTAAAGATTTGTGGATTGACATTTGAATTAACAGATGCAACTtattaaacaactaaataatgTTGCACATAATGTCCCACCAAGGAATTTTGT
The genomic region above belongs to Danio rerio strain Tuebingen ecotype United States chromosome 21, GRCz12tu, whole genome shotgun sequence and contains:
- the bfb gene encoding complement component bfb precursor (The RefSeq protein has 1 substitution compared to this genomic sequence); protein product: MECGQRLKWLILALICPLIAGAPSRDSSCPEENLNITGGSFTLSNGYSDGSYLTYICPDGYYPSIPTRRCQFGLWTPNTSTRKKAECKKITCPTPRVLENGEVAPYQERYYINEVTTYSCNPDYKFRGSKVRVCQSNGKWNGSTPICERDSDHCPDPGVPPGSSRTGSTFNIDDEVTYHCDSPLTLIGSKVRKCQDGGQWSGTEPQCYADFTYDTAAEVAKAFGNSLKTMLTVQQESEDDHHGKKIYLNKGGKLDIYIAVDVSDSINDLKKAKQIIKTLLEKISYYEVSPSYEILMFATDVYQIVKMRDFKTEEVAGSLSKVFEDLDKFDFDKKLDQKSSNIAKLYQTILDSMSNEQIRNKEDFLQTKHVVIVFTDGQANMGGNPKPKVHLIRNLVLKNDANRENKLDLYVFGVGKDVRTEDLNGLVSEKENERHFFKLQDLDEVQKTFDSLMNDQ